In Silene latifolia isolate original U9 population chromosome X, ASM4854445v1, whole genome shotgun sequence, the following proteins share a genomic window:
- the LOC141623195 gene encoding protein DETOXIFICATION 49-like, protein MENKQLQQQNNNGSQVPLLPSYRSQHPKPPAPKISEVVMEVRQLYNIALPLIISSLLTYGKSAISMGFMGHLGKEALAGGSLAISFANITGYSVLSGLAMGMDAISSQACGAKQWALMGHTLQRTIIFLLLCCLPISLLWLNIKPIFIFLGQDPSICSVAETYLTFCLPDLLLMALINPLKIYLRSQKVTHPLILSAGVALSFHFPVNYVLVTYLGLGMRGVAIATWVMDLNILLVMVVYIIVTGTHKKTWQGWSMECFKGWSTILSLAIPNCISVCLEWWWYELMIVMSGLLPNGPDAVATMGILIQATSLIYIFPSSLSLAVSTRVGNELGAGQPAKAKASSTISLACAVATSILALCFSVTFRNVWGRAFTSDEAITTLTAAAMPLLGLCELGNCPQTTMCGVLRGSARPKLGANINLGSFYGVGLPVAIVVGFYMELGLLGLWVGLLAAQAACSIFMATMLMTTDWDAEAQRAKELTGVNDIVEEDVNDNDSAHETKKLLLGYDLEAQKLNEETQDVEVSLTCDENK, encoded by the exons ATGGAGAACAAGCAACTTCAACAACAAAACAATAATGGTTCTCAAGTTCCTCTTTTACCGTCGTATCGATCCCAGCATCCAAAACCACCTGCCCCGAAAATCTCCGAG GTGGTAATGGAGGTGAGACAATTGTACAACATAGCCTTGCCATTGATCATAAGCAGCCTGCTTACGTACGGTAAGTCCGCCATTTCAATGGGTTTCATGGGCCATTTAGGCAAGGAAGCCTTAGCCGGTGGCTCGCTGGCTATATCGTTCGCTAACATTACAGGCTACTCGGTTCTGTCTGGGTTAGCCATGGGCATGGACGCCATTTCGTCTCAAGCTTGTGGTGCTAAACAATGGGCTTTAATGGGTCACACCCTCCAACGAACCATAATCTTCTTGCTCCTCTGTTGCCTTCCCATTTCCCTCCTTTGGCTCAACATCAAACCCATTTTCATCTTTTTGGGTCAAGACCCATCCATTTGTAGCGTAGCCGAAACGTACCTAACGTTTTGCCTTCCGGACTTGCTTCTCATGGCCTTAATCAACCCTTTGAAAATCTATCTTCGTTCCCAGAAAGTCACCCATCCTTTGATTCTCAGTGCTGGGGTAGCCTTATCCTTTCATTTCCCCGTAAACTATGTCTTGGTCACCTATCTAGGTCTCGGGATGCGTGGAGTCGCTATTGCCACGTGGGTAATGGACCTCAACATCCTCCTGGTCATGGTGGTTTACATTATCGTCACTGGGACCCACAAGAAGACTTGGCAAGGTTGGTCCATGGAGTGCTTCAAGGGGTGGTCTACCATACTTAGCTTGGCTATTCCTAATTGCATTTCAGTGTGTTTGGAATGGTGGTGGTATGAGCTCATGATTGTAATGTCTGGCCTTCTTCCTAACGGGCCCGATGCCGTGGCTACCATGGGAATATTAATCCAAGCCACATCTCTTATCTACATTTTCCCATCCTCTTTAAGCTTAGCGGTCTCAACTCGGGTTGGAAATGAGCTTGGAGCCGGTCAACCCGCCAAGGCCAAGGCCTCTTCAACTATCTCCCTAGCTTGTGCTGTTGCTACTAGTATCCTTGCCTTGTGCTTCTCAGTCACCTTCCGGAACGTATGGGGTCGTGCTTTCACTTCCGATGAGGCAATCACTACCTTAACGGCAGCAGCAATGCCACTACTAGGCCTTTGCGAGCTCGGAAACTGCCCACAAACCACCATGTGTGGGGTGCTAAGGGGTAGTGCTAGGCCCAAATTAGGGGCTAATATAAACTTAGGGTCATTTTATGGAGTTGGGCTTCCTGTTGCAATTGTAGTAGGCTTTTACATGGAGTTGGGCTTGTTGGGCCTTTGGGTGGGCCTGCTTGCAGCTCAGGCTGCTTGCTCAATTTTCATGGCGACTATGTTAATGACAACAGATTGGGACGCGGAAGCGCAACGGGCCAAAGAGCTCACCGGAGTTAATGACATTGTTGAAGAAGATGTTAATGACAACGACTCGGCCCATGAAACAAAGAAATTATTGCTAGGATATGATCTCGAGGCCCAAAAGTTGAATGAAGAAACCCAAGATGTTGAAGTTTCTTTGACTTGtgacgaaaacaaataa